Proteins from a single region of Candidatus Delongbacteria bacterium:
- the creD gene encoding cell envelope integrity protein CreD — protein MLPTDPLARLGQSLRQSATFRLLGIGALILLLLIPATMLGELVRERSQRRDEALLEMRAKWGDRQTIIGPALAIPVLQRVPGQTAVTRRIVHLLPSELNVQGQLAPERRRRGLFEAVFYRASLELAGRFDPAELVLPGVAPEDVLWKEAVLELGISDLGGVAERIEARYNGQDCRVDPGLSGPGLAASGVRALLPPGGAGQDSFLLKLELNGSEELLVSPVGRTTRLTLGAPWPDPSFSGGFLPAESQIDKAGFTARWQVLDLNRNFPQVLQAPNAELANAAFGVRLYDAKDVYQQATRVAKYAVLFLVFTFAAFFLTETTSRRSVHPIQYLLVGLATLLFYLLLLALGEHLAFGLAYLLAAGCITVLVAGYSRAAVGGTGFMWIVGALLATLHGYLYLVLQLEDYALLMGSLGLLAVLAAAMYFTRRVDWYGQGN, from the coding sequence GGCGCGCTCATCCTGCTCCTGCTGATTCCCGCCACTATGTTGGGCGAACTGGTCCGCGAGCGCAGCCAGCGCCGGGACGAGGCGCTGCTGGAGATGCGGGCCAAGTGGGGCGACCGCCAGACCATCATCGGGCCCGCGCTGGCCATCCCCGTGCTGCAGCGGGTGCCGGGGCAGACCGCGGTCACGCGGCGGATCGTCCACCTGCTGCCCAGCGAGCTGAACGTGCAGGGCCAGCTGGCCCCCGAGCGCCGGCGGCGCGGCTTGTTCGAGGCCGTCTTCTACCGGGCCAGTTTGGAGCTGGCGGGCCGCTTCGATCCCGCCGAGCTGGTGCTGCCCGGCGTGGCACCCGAAGACGTGCTGTGGAAGGAAGCCGTGCTGGAGCTGGGAATCTCGGATCTGGGCGGCGTGGCCGAGCGGATCGAGGCCCGCTACAACGGCCAGGACTGTCGCGTGGATCCTGGACTCAGCGGTCCGGGCCTGGCGGCCTCCGGCGTGCGGGCCCTGCTGCCGCCGGGCGGCGCGGGCCAGGACAGCTTCTTGCTCAAGCTCGAACTCAACGGCAGCGAAGAGCTGCTGGTCAGCCCCGTTGGCCGCACCACGCGCCTGACGCTGGGCGCGCCGTGGCCCGATCCCAGTTTCAGCGGCGGCTTCCTGCCCGCCGAGTCGCAGATCGACAAGGCCGGCTTCACGGCCCGCTGGCAGGTGCTGGACCTGAACCGCAACTTTCCCCAGGTGCTACAGGCCCCCAACGCGGAACTGGCCAACGCGGCCTTCGGCGTGCGCCTCTACGACGCCAAGGACGTCTACCAGCAGGCGACGCGCGTGGCCAAGTACGCCGTGCTCTTCCTGGTGTTCACCTTCGCCGCCTTCTTCCTGACGGAGACCACCAGCCGGCGCAGCGTCCATCCCATCCAGTACCTGCTGGTGGGCCTGGCCACGCTGCTCTTCTACCTGCTGCTGCTGGCGCTGGGCGAACACCTCGCGTTCGGTCTGGCCTACCTGCTCGCGGCGGGTTGTATCACGGTCCTGGTGGCCGGCTACTCGCGCGCTGCCGTGGGCGGCACGGGCTTCATGTGGATCGTGGGCGCCCTGCTGGCCACGCTGCACGGCTACCTCTACCTCGTGCTGCAGCTGGAGGACTACGCGCTGCTGATGGGGAGCCTGGGTCTGCTGGCCGTGCTGGCCGCGGCCATGTACTTCACCCGGCGGGTCGACTGGTATGGACAAGGGAATTGA
- the nadD gene encoding nicotinate (nicotinamide) nucleotide adenylyltransferase, with protein MSRIIVFGGTFDPVHAGHLALAEFAQEETGAPCVLLLPAARSPLRDEAGASFGQRVAMLRLATADTDFVVDEREGLRPAPSYTVDTLEELHAELARPLALLIGGDQLARFREWRNWERILELAELLVVNRPGWTCPPDAVPHRALSWPGMELSASWLRQRLAAGRRCRHLLPPGVGEYIEREGCYR; from the coding sequence GTGTCACGGATCATCGTCTTCGGCGGGACCTTCGACCCCGTGCACGCGGGGCACCTGGCCCTGGCCGAATTCGCCCAGGAGGAGACCGGGGCGCCCTGCGTCCTGCTGCTGCCCGCCGCCCGCAGTCCGCTGCGGGATGAGGCCGGCGCCAGCTTCGGGCAGCGCGTGGCCATGCTGCGGCTGGCCACGGCGGACACGGACTTCGTGGTGGACGAGCGCGAGGGCCTGCGGCCCGCGCCCAGCTACACGGTGGACACGCTGGAAGAGCTGCACGCGGAGCTGGCCCGACCGCTGGCCCTGCTCATCGGCGGCGACCAGCTGGCCCGCTTCCGCGAGTGGCGGAACTGGGAGCGCATCCTGGAGCTGGCCGAACTGCTGGTGGTGAACCGGCCGGGCTGGACCTGCCCGCCGGACGCCGTGCCCCACCGGGCGCTGAGCTGGCCGGGGATGGAGCTGTCCGCCAGCTGGCTGCGCCAGCGCCTGGCCGCCGGCCGGCGCTGCCGTCACCTGTTGCCGCCCGGCGTGGGCGAATACATCGAACGGGAAGGATGCTACCGGTGA
- the ruvX gene encoding Holliday junction resolvase RuvX, with protein MARVLGLDYGTVRVGVAVGDEQVGLARPLVTLEARAGLLQRLRELVQREGVSRIVLGRPLRARGEPGTLDGEILHLADVLRREGLEVVFQDEGGSSQRAAELLRVNQSRRGVRGARDTRRSRQDGELDRTAAALLLQEYLDSLADPAGLPEGGAA; from the coding sequence ATGGCTCGCGTGCTGGGACTGGATTACGGGACCGTGCGGGTGGGCGTGGCCGTGGGCGACGAGCAGGTCGGGCTGGCCCGGCCGCTGGTGACCCTGGAGGCGCGCGCGGGTCTGCTGCAGCGGCTGCGTGAACTCGTGCAGCGCGAGGGCGTGAGCCGCATCGTGTTGGGCCGGCCGCTGCGGGCCCGGGGCGAACCCGGCACGCTGGACGGGGAGATCCTGCACCTGGCGGACGTGCTGCGTCGCGAGGGTCTGGAGGTCGTCTTCCAGGACGAAGGCGGCAGCAGCCAGCGGGCCGCCGAACTGCTGCGCGTCAACCAGTCCCGGCGCGGCGTGCGCGGCGCCCGGGACACTCGGCGCAGCCGCCAGGACGGCGAACTCGACCGCACGGCCGCGGCCCTGCTGCTGCAGGAATACCTGGATTCCCTGGCGGATCCGGCCGGGCTGCCGGAAGGCGGCGCCGCGTGA
- a CDS encoding outer membrane beta-barrel protein, which translates to MRNLLLGLVCASSLLGGTAQAATNDIIELGVGIRYLFDSGFYKADNKDVDYDTDVFPLVGDQAMGFGLNTALGHRFDSRKGPFEVLIKYNYSTSPADDKSVDFTTSAGSFTANVEGSLDQHDLLLAFRLPATLMPLPVLNSKYLYYDLGMGVSTLSYDYELKSLGVTLAEGTTTRSGLAFNLGVGARIPLSETWTFKAGADVVLSKIQDIEDNTGAVIHYAPKAHGMRLQVGLVHYFESLF; encoded by the coding sequence ATGAGGAATCTGCTGCTAGGATTGGTCTGTGCGAGCAGTCTCCTGGGTGGGACGGCGCAAGCGGCGACAAACGACATCATTGAGCTCGGCGTGGGGATCCGCTATTTGTTCGACAGCGGGTTCTACAAGGCCGACAACAAGGATGTGGACTACGATACGGACGTGTTCCCCCTGGTCGGGGACCAGGCCATGGGCTTTGGACTGAACACGGCCCTGGGGCACCGCTTCGATTCCCGCAAGGGGCCCTTCGAAGTGCTGATCAAGTACAACTACAGCACCAGCCCGGCGGACGACAAGTCCGTCGACTTCACCACCAGCGCGGGCAGCTTCACGGCCAACGTGGAAGGGTCGCTGGACCAGCACGACCTGCTGCTGGCCTTCCGCCTGCCCGCCACGCTGATGCCCCTGCCGGTGCTGAACTCCAAGTACCTCTACTACGACCTGGGCATGGGCGTCAGCACCCTGTCCTACGACTATGAGCTGAAGAGCCTGGGCGTGACCCTGGCCGAAGGCACCACGACCCGCAGCGGGCTGGCTTTCAACCTGGGCGTGGGTGCCCGCATCCCCCTGAGCGAGACCTGGACCTTCAAGGCGGGCGCGGACGTGGTCCTGAGCAAGATCCAGGACATCGAGGACAACACGGGCGCCGTGATCCACTACGCCCCCAAAGCCCATGGCATGCGTCTGCAGGTGGGACTCGTTCACTACTTTGAGTCCCTGTTCTAG
- the lnt gene encoding apolipoprotein N-acyltransferase, which yields MNLRNLWLRHWPSLACGLLAALAFPPSPAWILAFLALPLLFRRFEEGGGFGAAFLAGLVYHSLVVHWIGLNSDPPPLLARLSAAGAVVWLSLLWGLCGWILLRLLRRLGPAALWVFGPLLVSVDWLVEGTEMGFPWTLLGATQVDNPLLRPLAALGGMHAMTLALVLGATLLYRLLGSHGRARGAWLGLALWLALVPLLGRLSQLGTQERGGELAVLLVQGDVDPEEKWELPWVDTVLKHLDLTRQALEAGARPELVIWPETAVPTKLRRRPQLVELLAEFCRENHLALLTGANDDEPGLAADRRPYNGSFLITEAGIVDQYHKVRLVPFGERVPGQRFLPGLGEINMGQAEFAPGLRQEAGRLPRAGGDSLRFGWSICFEGNFASLARRMVRDGAQLLTNQTNDAWFGTSLELDQHLAIARLRAVETGRWLVRACNNGYSAAVDPTGRVVRQLPKGELGTLSVRIPLITGETFFTRAGDLLPRLCLLLASWAVLLALFIRPGRSR from the coding sequence GTGAACCTCCGCAATCTGTGGCTTCGGCACTGGCCTTCCCTGGCCTGCGGCCTGCTGGCGGCCCTGGCCTTTCCCCCCTCGCCCGCCTGGATCCTGGCTTTCCTGGCGCTGCCCCTCCTGTTCCGACGCTTCGAAGAGGGCGGCGGCTTCGGCGCGGCCTTCCTGGCGGGGCTGGTGTATCACAGCCTGGTGGTCCACTGGATCGGTCTGAACTCCGACCCGCCACCCCTCTTGGCCCGGCTGAGCGCCGCGGGGGCCGTGGTCTGGCTCTCCCTGCTCTGGGGCCTCTGCGGCTGGATCCTGCTCCGCCTGCTGCGGCGGCTGGGCCCCGCGGCCCTCTGGGTCTTCGGTCCGCTGCTGGTCAGCGTGGACTGGCTGGTGGAAGGCACGGAGATGGGCTTTCCCTGGACCCTGCTGGGCGCCACCCAGGTGGACAATCCGCTGCTCCGGCCGCTGGCGGCGCTGGGTGGCATGCACGCCATGACCCTGGCTCTCGTGCTGGGGGCCACGCTGCTCTACCGGCTGCTGGGATCCCACGGGCGCGCGCGCGGCGCCTGGCTGGGGCTGGCGCTCTGGCTGGCGCTGGTGCCGCTGCTGGGCCGGCTGTCCCAACTGGGGACCCAGGAGCGCGGCGGCGAGCTGGCCGTGCTGCTCGTGCAGGGCGACGTGGACCCGGAGGAGAAATGGGAACTCCCCTGGGTGGACACGGTGCTCAAGCACCTGGACCTGACCCGCCAGGCCCTGGAGGCCGGCGCGCGGCCGGAACTGGTGATCTGGCCGGAGACGGCCGTGCCCACCAAGCTGCGGCGGCGTCCGCAACTGGTGGAGCTGCTGGCCGAGTTCTGCCGCGAGAACCACCTGGCCCTGCTGACCGGCGCCAACGACGACGAGCCCGGGCTGGCCGCCGATCGTCGGCCCTACAACGGCAGCTTCCTGATCACGGAGGCCGGCATCGTGGACCAGTACCACAAGGTGCGGCTGGTGCCCTTCGGCGAGCGGGTGCCCGGCCAGCGCTTCCTGCCCGGCCTGGGCGAAATCAACATGGGTCAGGCCGAGTTCGCCCCGGGCCTGCGCCAAGAGGCCGGCCGCCTGCCGCGCGCCGGCGGGGACAGCCTGCGCTTCGGCTGGAGCATCTGCTTCGAGGGCAACTTCGCCTCCCTGGCCCGCCGGATGGTGCGGGACGGCGCGCAGCTGCTCACCAACCAGACCAACGACGCCTGGTTCGGCACCAGCCTCGAGTTGGACCAGCACCTGGCCATCGCCCGCCTGCGCGCCGTGGAGACCGGCCGCTGGCTGGTGCGGGCCTGCAACAACGGCTACAGCGCCGCCGTGGACCCGACCGGCCGCGTGGTGCGCCAGCTGCCCAAGGGCGAGCTGGGCACGCTGTCAGTGCGCATTCCGCTGATTACGGGGGAGACCTTCTTCACCCGCGCCGGCGACCTGCTGCCCCGACTCTGTCTGCTGCTGGCCTCGTGGGCCGTGCTGCTGGCGCTGTTCATCCGGCCCGGACGCTCCCGGTGA
- a CDS encoding T9SS type A sorting domain-containing protein: MKRPLALCATILLALALSLGAAEPWSGRPLEPGAGRPGTPSRQTDEGPFLQVGLDGPPAWYWPDLPGTEVTYRVALEVPDGRALHGLLVGLAGSRHDSLTMTMLQLIVRNPAGQALLDSAQIFLRGSEDLDTLLLGADLSLDGLDTVLVDLVRAQPWSPVWVTADDDCLPGNRSWIRVPALSADFQPLERDLNVRLLFQRPEADLNPPALHAPRELSCHPSRNSLPLRVRVREESGVDTVRVLSPLLPGGELGLSRLGRSGIDADWEEWGAGLPASLLLADGLAQELQLRARDLAGNETLQSLWLRPDEAWTWDAGTGRADQSWQPGWPIAPGSVLAVPVELGAAAQAHGLTAMVVTGARVHVRGFDHEPPAADSLRLRLVVAEGAAPPLPGSGGWDELAPLQTVGWTGACPGGLEARFQLNEIGVGQGQRVWLLLDYSHVSQVLLPTAPLLEWFAPGETAAELDVGACSWTYRPLENSWARIPAGRLRVDALLEPLDCDRGLPFVADFDATFPDLECWTRTDLGTATDPGWQSSAVAEANGSSVGSHCFFPDPAGTFVPPGLQTDPAGLTRGEFLFVNSDLQGDAQIQTDSLFTPWLIYSSGAVLGFSTLAGGAGGDMCRVLLQTRSGDQEEPWSELLSDDVATDSLYVPGTVSFCGVPHGLWTRVERELAPTGTGGELRLCFAYHGNYGNGWSLDSIRVDPAPPASGPFDGPPMKSAELGRIHPNPFNPETVIPYRLREPGAVRLEVYNIRGQRVAVLLDEAFRRAGEYRAVFRPGQLASGVYLARLEAAGVVDVRRLVYLK; this comes from the coding sequence GTGAAGCGACCCCTGGCCCTGTGTGCGACGATCCTCCTGGCCCTGGCCCTCTCCCTGGGGGCGGCGGAGCCGTGGAGCGGCCGGCCGCTGGAGCCGGGCGCCGGGCGGCCGGGCACCCCGTCGCGGCAGACCGACGAGGGCCCCTTCCTGCAGGTGGGGCTGGACGGCCCGCCGGCCTGGTACTGGCCCGATCTGCCCGGCACGGAGGTGACCTACCGCGTGGCCCTGGAAGTCCCGGACGGCCGGGCGCTGCACGGGCTGCTGGTGGGTCTGGCGGGCTCGCGCCACGACTCGCTGACCATGACCATGCTGCAGCTGATCGTGCGCAACCCGGCGGGGCAGGCCCTGCTGGACAGCGCGCAGATCTTCCTGCGCGGCTCGGAGGATCTGGACACCCTGCTGCTGGGCGCCGACCTGTCCCTTGACGGCCTGGACACGGTGCTGGTGGATCTGGTGCGCGCCCAGCCCTGGAGTCCCGTCTGGGTCACGGCGGACGACGACTGCCTGCCGGGCAACCGCTCCTGGATCCGGGTGCCCGCCCTCTCCGCCGACTTCCAGCCCCTGGAGCGCGACCTCAACGTCCGGCTGCTCTTCCAGCGGCCGGAGGCGGACCTGAACCCACCGGCCCTGCACGCGCCGCGCGAGCTGAGCTGCCATCCCTCCCGGAACAGCCTGCCGCTGCGCGTGCGCGTCCGCGAGGAGAGCGGCGTGGACACCGTCCGGGTGCTGTCCCCGCTCCTGCCCGGCGGTGAGCTGGGCCTGAGCCGGCTGGGCCGCTCCGGCATCGACGCGGATTGGGAGGAGTGGGGCGCCGGGCTGCCCGCCTCCCTCCTGCTGGCCGACGGCCTGGCCCAGGAACTGCAGCTGCGGGCGCGGGATCTGGCGGGCAACGAGACGCTGCAATCCCTGTGGTTGCGGCCGGACGAGGCCTGGACCTGGGATGCCGGAACCGGCCGCGCGGACCAGAGCTGGCAACCGGGCTGGCCCATCGCCCCGGGCAGCGTGCTGGCCGTGCCCGTGGAGCTGGGCGCCGCCGCCCAGGCCCACGGTCTCACCGCCATGGTGGTCACGGGCGCGCGCGTGCACGTGCGCGGCTTCGATCACGAGCCGCCCGCGGCGGATTCCCTGCGCCTGCGGCTGGTGGTGGCGGAGGGCGCGGCGCCGCCCCTGCCCGGCAGCGGCGGGTGGGACGAGTTGGCTCCACTGCAGACGGTGGGCTGGACAGGCGCCTGCCCGGGCGGGCTGGAGGCCCGTTTCCAGCTGAACGAGATCGGCGTCGGCCAGGGCCAGCGGGTCTGGCTGCTGCTGGACTACTCCCACGTCTCACAAGTGCTGCTGCCCACGGCCCCGCTGTTGGAGTGGTTCGCCCCCGGCGAGACGGCCGCGGAGCTGGACGTGGGCGCCTGTTCCTGGACCTACCGGCCGCTGGAGAACAGCTGGGCCCGGATCCCCGCCGGCCGCCTGCGCGTGGACGCGCTGCTGGAGCCGCTGGACTGCGACCGCGGCCTGCCCTTCGTGGCGGACTTCGACGCCACCTTCCCGGACCTCGAGTGCTGGACGCGCACGGACCTGGGCACGGCCACGGATCCGGGCTGGCAGAGCTCGGCCGTGGCGGAAGCCAACGGCAGCTCGGTGGGCAGCCACTGCTTCTTTCCCGATCCGGCGGGGACCTTCGTTCCGCCCGGCCTGCAGACGGACCCCGCCGGCCTGACCCGCGGCGAGTTCCTGTTCGTCAACTCGGATCTGCAGGGCGATGCCCAGATCCAGACGGACAGCCTGTTCACACCCTGGCTGATCTATTCCAGCGGCGCCGTCCTGGGATTCTCCACGCTGGCGGGCGGCGCGGGCGGCGACATGTGCCGCGTGCTGCTGCAGACGCGCAGCGGGGACCAGGAGGAACCGTGGTCCGAACTGCTGTCGGATGACGTGGCGACGGACTCGCTCTACGTGCCCGGCACGGTCAGTTTCTGCGGGGTGCCCCACGGCCTGTGGACCCGGGTGGAGCGCGAACTGGCGCCGACGGGCACGGGCGGCGAACTGCGCCTCTGCTTCGCGTATCACGGCAACTACGGCAACGGCTGGTCCCTGGACAGCATCCGCGTGGACCCGGCACCGCCCGCGTCCGGCCCCTTCGACGGGCCACCCATGAAATCGGCGGAGCTGGGGCGGATCCATCCCAACCCCTTCAACCCCGAGACCGTGATTCCCTACCGCCTGCGCGAACCCGGCGCCGTGCGGCTGGAGGTCTACAACATCCGCGGCCAGCGCGTGGCCGTGCTGCTGGACGAAGCCTTCCGCCGCGCCGGCGAGTACCGCGCCGTCTTCCGTCCCGGCCAGCTGGCCAGCGGCGTCTACCTGGCGCGCCTGGAGGCGGCGGGAGTGGTGGACGTGCGCCGGCTGGTCTATCTGAAATGA
- a CDS encoding class IV adenylate cyclase, protein MTAVAPVARTRKSAPTKGATPVPAPVPDLFDGERTAEKGRNLELKLPCQALDEVKRRAGTLGGKLDGRLTQDDQFYTCADGTRLKLRREIRHLPDGQALPHAELIRYLREDTGDARVSDYERTPVADPDALHAELSRVHGLGPHVRKGRELVLLGRTRLHLDAVAGLGTFVELELVLREGEEPAAARAELERIIRGLGLYGVPAEPRAYADLLRDKLGR, encoded by the coding sequence ATGACGGCAGTGGCCCCCGTGGCCCGGACCCGGAAAAGTGCGCCTACCAAAGGCGCGACCCCTGTCCCGGCACCCGTCCCCGATCTGTTCGATGGGGAGCGCACGGCCGAGAAGGGTCGCAACCTGGAACTCAAGCTGCCCTGCCAGGCCCTGGACGAGGTCAAACGCCGGGCCGGCACCCTGGGCGGCAAGCTGGACGGGCGTCTCACCCAGGACGACCAGTTCTACACCTGCGCCGACGGCACGCGGCTCAAGTTGCGCCGGGAGATCCGCCACCTGCCGGACGGCCAGGCCCTGCCCCATGCGGAGCTGATCCGCTACTTGCGCGAGGACACCGGTGACGCCCGCGTCTCCGATTACGAGCGCACGCCCGTGGCCGATCCCGACGCCCTGCACGCGGAGCTGAGCCGCGTCCACGGGCTGGGTCCGCACGTGCGCAAGGGTCGCGAACTGGTGCTGCTGGGCCGCACGCGCCTGCACCTGGACGCCGTGGCCGGTCTGGGCACCTTCGTGGAATTGGAATTGGTGCTGCGCGAGGGCGAAGAGCCCGCCGCGGCCCGGGCGGAGTTGGAGCGGATCATCCGCGGCCTGGGCCTCTACGGTGTGCCGGCCGAGCCGCGCGCCTACGCCGACCTGCTGCGGGACAAACTGGGGCGGTAG
- a CDS encoding class I SAM-dependent rRNA methyltransferase, which produces MPILHLKRDMERRVRGGHPWIFSNEIAQLPAGLVPGDLVEVRDQKERPLGQGFWSRGSLIAVRMTGPGGGEPGSVDWFRERIRRAAARRAHLDRDTCRIVFAESDDLPGLIVDRYGDVLSVQCLTQGLERRRGELAAALGELFAPRALHFDGSSAFRELEGLPRSREWWTPAGTGWNVTPAEELDASALQPVELDGLRLELDFRSVQKGGLFLDQVENWSRAAALGRGGAVLDICCYHGGWGLQAARAGATRVDFIDRSASALDRVTRNLELNELADLPGERICAPALDGIRSLLRHSRRYRLVVVDPPAFIKSKRHFAEGRQGYIDLNRMAMALVEDGGFLASCSCSHQMGVDNFREVLRLAAGRAGCRLRILGQLGQGQDHPQLPQVLETGYLKGFLLQVEREAHA; this is translated from the coding sequence GTGCCCATCCTGCATCTGAAACGGGACATGGAACGCCGCGTGCGCGGCGGCCATCCGTGGATCTTCTCCAATGAAATCGCCCAATTGCCCGCGGGCCTCGTCCCCGGTGACCTGGTGGAAGTGCGCGACCAGAAGGAACGCCCGCTGGGGCAGGGCTTCTGGAGCCGCGGCAGCCTGATCGCCGTGCGCATGACGGGCCCCGGCGGCGGCGAGCCCGGCAGCGTGGACTGGTTCCGCGAGCGCATCCGGCGCGCCGCGGCCCGCCGCGCGCACCTGGATCGAGACACCTGCCGCATCGTGTTCGCGGAATCCGACGACCTGCCCGGGCTGATCGTGGACCGCTATGGCGACGTGCTGAGCGTGCAGTGTCTCACGCAGGGCCTGGAGCGCCGCCGGGGCGAGCTGGCCGCGGCGCTGGGCGAATTGTTCGCGCCACGCGCCCTGCACTTCGACGGGAGCTCGGCCTTCCGCGAGCTGGAAGGATTGCCGCGCAGCCGCGAGTGGTGGACGCCCGCCGGCACGGGCTGGAACGTCACGCCCGCCGAGGAGCTGGACGCGAGCGCCCTGCAACCGGTGGAGCTGGACGGCCTGCGCCTGGAGCTGGATTTCCGCTCCGTGCAGAAGGGCGGGCTCTTCCTGGATCAGGTGGAGAACTGGAGCCGCGCCGCGGCGCTGGGCCGGGGCGGAGCCGTGCTGGACATCTGCTGCTACCACGGCGGCTGGGGCCTGCAGGCCGCCCGCGCCGGGGCCACACGCGTGGACTTCATCGACCGCAGCGCGAGCGCGCTGGACCGCGTGACCCGCAACCTGGAGCTGAACGAGCTGGCCGATCTGCCCGGCGAGCGCATTTGCGCCCCGGCCCTGGACGGCATCCGCAGCCTCTTGCGCCACAGCCGGCGCTACCGGCTGGTGGTGGTGGATCCGCCGGCCTTCATCAAGAGCAAGCGTCACTTCGCCGAGGGTCGGCAGGGCTATATCGACCTGAACCGGATGGCCATGGCCCTGGTGGAGGACGGCGGCTTCCTGGCCTCCTGCTCCTGCAGCCACCAGATGGGCGTGGACAATTTCCGCGAGGTGCTGCGCCTGGCGGCCGGGCGGGCGGGCTGCCGCCTGCGCATCCTGGGCCAGCTGGGCCAGGGCCAGGATCATCCGCAACTGCCCCAGGTGCTGGAGACCGGCTATCTGAAGGGCTTCCTCCTGCAGGTGGAGCGGGAGGCCCATGCCTGA
- the bamD gene encoding outer membrane protein assembly factor BamD, which yields MFKSCRLLLLPGFLLVFIACSQQPRELDPVDQVMARAMRSFEKGRFVDALDRFTRMSLNYAGSSLMDSVRYMEAECQYQLNEYLLAADLYQELITRYPTSPLVDEARLRTADCWFELSPHYALDQTYTIRAIDEYQGLLDDYADSPHRALAEERISACRHKLALKDLRSAELYVRMEQWPAALLYLNDVLETWYDQPDVMERALYFKGITQLRMKRLADARASLEEYLATWPDGEHAAAVRQELSNLQ from the coding sequence ATGTTCAAATCCTGCCGCCTCCTGCTGCTGCCGGGCTTCCTGCTGGTCTTCATCGCCTGCAGCCAGCAGCCCCGCGAGCTGGATCCCGTGGACCAGGTCATGGCGCGGGCCATGCGCTCCTTCGAGAAGGGCCGCTTCGTGGACGCGCTGGACCGCTTCACGCGGATGAGCCTGAACTACGCCGGCAGCTCGCTGATGGACTCCGTGCGCTACATGGAGGCCGAGTGCCAGTACCAGTTGAACGAGTACCTGCTGGCGGCGGACCTCTACCAGGAGCTGATCACGCGCTATCCCACCAGCCCGCTGGTGGACGAGGCCCGGCTGCGCACGGCGGACTGCTGGTTCGAGCTCTCCCCGCACTACGCCCTGGACCAGACCTACACCATCCGCGCCATCGACGAGTACCAGGGTCTGCTGGACGACTACGCCGACAGCCCCCACCGCGCCTTGGCCGAGGAGCGCATCTCGGCCTGCCGCCACAAGCTGGCGCTCAAGGATCTGCGCAGCGCCGAGCTCTACGTGCGGATGGAGCAGTGGCCGGCCGCGCTGCTCTACCTCAACGACGTGCTGGAGACCTGGTATGACCAGCCCGACGTGATGGAGCGCGCGCTCTACTTCAAGGGGATCACCCAGCTGCGCATGAAGCGGCTGGCCGACGCCCGCGCCTCGCTGGAGGAATACCTGGCGACCTGGCCCGACGGCGAGCACGCCGCGGCGGTCCGCCAGGAACTGTCCAACCTGCAGTAG